From Hippoglossus stenolepis isolate QCI-W04-F060 chromosome 19, HSTE1.2, whole genome shotgun sequence, the proteins below share one genomic window:
- the vps41 gene encoding vacuolar protein sorting-associated protein 41 homolog yields the protein MAEVEEGGKPSEEFTDESEEEDSEEEPKLKYERLSNGVTEILQKDAASCMTVHDKFLALGTHFGKVFLLDIQGNVTQKFEISSVKINQISLDESGEHVGICSEDGKVQVFGLYTREGFHENFDCPIKVVAVHPQFTRSNYKQFVTGGNKLLLYERNWLNRWKTSLLHEGEGPITNIQWRANLIAWANNVGVKIYDIGTKQRITNVLRDNVSLRPDMYPCSLCWKDNATLIVGWGTSIKICVVKERNPTEMRDLPSRYVEIVSAFETEFFISGLAPLADQLVTLFFVKENSDQMDEEFRARPRLDIIQPLPESCEEISSDALTVRNFQDNECRDYRLEHSEGESLFYIISPKDIVVAKERDQDDHIDWLLEKKKYEEALMAAEISFKNIKRHDVQKIGMSYINHLVEKGDYDTAARKCQKVLGKNMELWENEVYRFKTIGQLKAISQYLPRGDLRLRPAIYEMILHEFLRTDYEGFATLIREWPGELYNNMAIVQAVTDHLKRDPTNSTLLTTLAELYTYDQRYDRALEIYLRLRHKDVYQLIHKHNLFSSIEDKIVLLMDFDKEKAVDMLLDNEDKISTDRVVEELADRPELLHVYLHKSFKRDHHKGQRYHERQIGLYAEYDRPNLLPFLRDSTHCPLEKALEICQERNFVEETVFLLSRMGNCRRALQMIMEELEDVDKAIDFAKEQDDAELWEDLISYSIDKPPFITGLLNNIGTHVDPILLIHRIKEGMEIPNLRDSLVKILQDYNLQIMLREGCKKILVADSLSLLQKMHRTQMRGVRVDEENICESCHATILPSDMAKPFNVVVFHCRHMFHKECLPTPGTIHGVQFCNICSAKKRGPGSGILEMKK from the exons gaggaggacagcGAGGAGGAGCCCAAGCTGAAGTATGAGAGGCTCTCCAATGGGGTGACCGAAATCCTCCAAAAGGATGCAGCCAGCTGTATGACCGTCCACGACAAG TTTCTTGCCCTCGGTACACATTTTGGAAAGGTCTTCCTGCTGGACATCCAAGGAAATGTCACTCAGAAGTTTGAAATT agttcagtgaagATCAACCAGATCAGTCTGGATGAAAGTGGAGAGCATGTGGGCATCTGCTCCGAGGACGGGAAG GTTCAAGTGTTTGGCCTCTATACAAGAGAGGGCTTCCACGAGAACTTCGACTGTCCCATCAAA GTGGTAGCTGTACACCCTCAGTTCACCAGATCGAACTataaacagtttgtcactggAGGCAACAAG CTTCTTCTCTATGAAAGAAACTGGTTGAATCGCTGGAAGACGTCGCTCCTGCATGAAGGGGAAGGACCCATCACTAACATCCAGTGGAGAGCCAACCTCATTGCCTGGGCAAACAACGTG GGAGTTAAAATCTATGACATCGGCACGAAACAGCGCATCACCAACGTGCTGCGGGATAACGTGAGTCTGAGGCCTGATATGTACCCGTGCAGCCTGTGTTGGAAGGACAACGCCACTCTTATTGTTGGCTGGGGGACGTCCATCAAG ATTTGTGTCGTGAAAGAGCGAAATCCCACTGAGATGAGAGATCTGCCCAGCCGCTATGTGGAAATAG TGTCTGCATTCGAGACCGAGTTTTTCATCAGTGGCCTGGCACCTCTGGCAGATCAGCTGGTCACCCTGTTCTTTGTGAAGGAGAACTCGGATCAGATG GATGAGGAGTTCCGTGCCCGGCCTCGTCTCGACATCATCCAGCCTCTCCCTGAGAGCTGTGAGGAGATCTCCTCAGACGCGCTGACAGTGCGCAACTTCCAAGACAACGAGTGCAGAGACTATCGCCTCG AGCATTCAGAGGGAGAGTCGCTCTTCTACATCATTAGTCCCAAAGATATCGTTGTGGCCAAAGAGCGAGACCAGGACGACCATATCGATTGGCTgcttgaaaagaagaaatatgag GAGGCACTGATGGCTGCGGAGATCAGCTTCAAGAACATTAAGAGACACGACGTTCAGAAAATCGGGATGTCCTACATAAACCATTTAGTGGAGAAAGGAGACTACGACACTGCTGCAag aAAGTGTCAAAAGGTTCTTGGGAAAAACATGGAATTGTGGGAAAATGAAGTTTATAGGTTCAAAACCATCGGACAACTGAAG GCCATCAGTCAGTATCTACCCAGAGGAGATCTGCGTCTCAGACCAGCCATCTATGAGATGATCCTGCACGAATTCCTCAGAACTGATTATGAG GGTTTTGCGACACTGATCCGGGAATGGCCCGGAGAGCTTTACAACAACATGGCCATCGTTCAGGCCGTCACAGATCACCTGAAGAGGGATCCCACCAACAGCACCTTGCTCACCACACTGGCTGAACT GTACACGTACGACCAGCGGTACGACAGAGCCTTAGAAATCTACCTGAGACTGAGGCACAAAGACGTTTACCAGCTGatccacaaacacaacctgttCTCATCCATAGAAGACAAGATCGTACTTCTCATGGACTTTGATAAAGAg AAAGCCGTTGACATGCTCCTTGACAATGAAGACAAGATATCA acagacagggtggTCGAAGAACTTGCAGACAGGCCCGAGCTTCTGCATGTG TATCTCCATAAATCATTCAAGCGCGACCACCACAAAGGCCAAAGGTACCACGAGAGGCAGATTGGCCTGTACGCAGAGTACGACCGACCAAACCTCTTACCTTTCCTGAGAGACAGCACCCACTGCCCTCTTGAAAAG gcTCTTGAGATTTGTCAGGAGAGGAACTTTGTAGAAGAGACCGTCTTCCTGCTCA GCAGGATGGGGAACTGCAGACGCGCTCTGCAGATGAtcatggaggagctggaggatgtGGACAAAGCCATAGATTTCGCTAAAGAGCAGGACGATGCAGAGCTGTGGGAGGATCTCATCTCTTACTCTATTGACAAACCAC CTTTCATCACTGGCCTCCTTAATAACATTGGTACTCATGTGGATCCCATCCTACTCATCCATCGCATAAAGGAGGGCATGGAGATCCCCAACCTCAGAGATTCACTAGTGAAAATCCTTCAGGACTACAATCTTCAG ATTATGCTGAGAGAAGGTTGTAAGAAGATCCTTGTGGCCGACTCGCTCTCGCTGCTGCAGAAGATGCACAGAACGCAGATGAGAGGAGTCAGGGTCGATG aggAGAACATTTGTGAATCATGTCATGCTACTATATTACCATCCG ACATGGCCAAACCCTTCAACGTGGTGGTGTTTCACTGTAGACACATGTTTCACAAAGAATGTTTACCAACACCAGGAACA ATTCATGGCGTCCAGTTTTGTAACATCTGCAGTGCGAAGAAGCGGGGGCCAGGAAGTGGAATACTTGAGATGAAAAAGTAA